The nucleotide sequence AGATATATATACTTTAAACTTATAATATTTTATATTAAATTTATAATTTTCATCTATTTGTTTATACTCAATTAATTTAAACCCTTCAGATACAAAATTGTTAAATTTTGAAAAGTCATATTCTTTATAGGTATTTAATATTATAAATAAAGCTCTATTAATATATCCCAATGGAACAGCTTGAGAAATACTTAATTTTATTTTTGAATGAAATCCTTGTGTATATTCAATAGGAACTTTAGCTCTTCTAATTATTCTTTCAATTTCTTCTAAAGTATCATTATGTGAAATATACATTGACTTCCCATATTTTTTAAATTTTAAAAGATATTTCAAATTACTCACTCCATTATATGATATAATATATTTGTATTATATACTACTTTTATTAAAATCATTTTAAAGTTAATTGGAGGTATTTAAATTGAAGTTTTTTTTATCTGGATTATTAATTTCTATTATGATTGGCATAAGTCTTTTTATATATACAAAAAATATTTTTTCAGAAAAATCCATTTTTTCTATAAATAGTAACTATAATACATACCTTTTTTCAGATAATTCAGAAATAAGCCCACCAAAGTTCCAATATGTTAATTTAAAGGATGCTCCTATAGATTTAATATTTGTTTTATTATGGTCTGAAGATAGAGATTTTTTTGGACATCCCGGTTTTGATTTAAAAGGATTGATTAGATCTATAATAATAAATTTAAAAAACGGAACTTCCTTTGGAGGAAGCACTTTAACTCAACAAATAATAAAAAATATTTATCTAAGTCAAGAGAAATTAATTACTAGAAAAATTCTAGAAATATTTCTTTCTTTTTGGGTTGAAAAAAGTTACACCAAAAATGAAATACTGGAATCGTATATTAATATGGCTTATTTAGGAAATGATATAACCGGTTTTGGCGCAGCTGCAAAAAGATATTTTGGAAAAGATTTAAAAGATTTAAATTTAACTGAAATATCTATTTTAGTTGGTATTTTAAATTCTCCGGAATATTATAATCCATATAAGTATCCTCTAAAGGCTAAAAAACAAGGATTAATAATATTAAATTCATTGCTTGAGAAACAAATCATAACAAATGAAGATTATAAAAAATATACATATATATTAAATAATATCTCATTTAAAAAAAGCTATCTTGATGATAGTAATTTACAGATTTTATTAGCTATAAAAAGTGAAGAGGCTAATATTAATTTAAACGGCGGAGGATATATTGTTAAATCCACTATAAATAGAGATTTGTTTGAAATGACTAAAAATTCCTGGGAAGCTTCACAAAGTGCAATTGTTTTAGATAATAAAACAGGAAAAATTCTTACTTTTTTAGGTAGTCAATACGATGTATTCTATTCTAATAGACAAATTGGTTCTACAATTAAACCCTTTTATTACCTTTTAGCTATTGAAAAAGGATACAATTTTGATACCAAATTGTTAGACGAACCTTTTAAGATAGGAGACTGGGCTCCAAAAAATTTTGAAAAAACTTTTAAGGGATATGTGACACTAAAAGATGCTTTAATTAATTCTATTAACATCCCTTCCATACACTTGTTTTTAGACTTAGAAACTAATCCAACAAAATCTGTTGAAATTGTAGAAAAATTTTTAAATGATATAGGTATAGAAGGATATTATCCTCACGATATCACAATATCTCTAGGTACAGTTGAAAGTAATGTATATAATATTGCTAAAGCTTATTCTATATTTCCAAATTACGGACTAATACCAGAGTATTATATTATTCAAGAAATTTATGATAAAAATGGAAATATTATATACAAAAAAACTCCTAAAATAGATAAAAAAATTACTTCTATTAGCAATAAATCATATAGTTTAATGAATGAATTATTAGAAAGTGTTGTAAAGGAAGGTACAGCAAAAAATTTATTTGTTGAAAATTTAAACTTTCATGGAAAGACAGGAACATCCGACAATTCAGTATGGTTTTCCGGATATGACGGAAAAATTAATATTTCTGTAAGAAAAGATGGTAAATTTTTGCTATCAACTACTCATGCTATCCCAATTGCAAAAAATATTTTAAAAAATTATTTTTACTATAACTCAAATATAAAAGTTCCAAAATATAACTTTGATGGATTTGTAGATTTAGAAAATTCTTTTGAGGAATTATTAAACATTTTTAATAATAAAAATTTATCTAAAAATTTATACTTAAAAAATATTCAAAATTATGAGTTTTTATTCCCGGATTTATTTTTAGAAAATTACAAAAATAATCTTGATAAAAAATTATTTGAATTTGATATTTCAAATATTAATTCGTATATTCAAAATTTAGATTTAGGTGATAAAAAAATATTTAATAAATTTATAAAAGAAAAGTTATTTATAGATATATATTTCCCAGAATTATATTACAATATTAAGTAGGTGTTCTTATGAAAGAGTTTTTTAATCCAGGTGATATTATTTTTAAAGAAAATGAATCATATGATTATTGTTACTATATAATTTCAGGAAAAGTTCATTCTTCTCTTAGAATGAGAGAGTTTTCATCTAATGAATTTATTGGAGTTATGAGTTTTTTAACGGGAAAGCCACTGTTAGAAACATATACAGCTAATTCAAAGGTAGAAGCTTTAAAATTAGATAAAAAAACTATTTTAAGTATTATAGGAGAAGAAGAATTTTCGCTATTATTAGAAAATATATCAACAATATATGTTAATTTATCTTATAAAAGTTTACTTAATATCACTCCTAATATATACGATTTAATTATAAAAAAGGCTAAATTAAAAAATAGAAAAGATTTAGTAGAAGAAACTCAATTAAACGAAGTTGATAGCATATTGGCAGAGTTAGATCAAATTTTAAACGCCGGAGAAATATTTGAAACAGAGATACCAGAAGACATTGAAATTTTAGAAGAAAATTTTAAATCTTTATTTAACAAAGAAAATATAGATTTAGCAGGAATAATTGTTTTTACTGCAAATTATATAAGAAAAAATAAAGATAATAAAAAATTATGCGAAGACCTAAAATATGGTTTTGAAAAATCTATAGAAATAGAAGACAGAGCTTTAGTAAAGTATTTTTTATACTTAATATGTTTAAATTGTAAAGATAAAAATGAAATAAAAAACATTTTAGAGCAATACTTAGAATTATTAAGATTTTGGGGAGTCCCTTCTTGGGGAGAAATGCTAATCAGAATAGAGAATTATGAATCATACTTAGAAATAATAAGCAAAAAAGGTGAGGATAAAGAAAATGAAATATGAATTGATAAATAATTTAGCTAAAGATGTAAAAGAAATTGGATATATCCAAAATGGAATAGTTGTATCTATTATAAAATATGATGAATATCCACCTAAATTAGGTCAAGTTTTTTGTGATGGCGAATTTTTTGGTTTAGATGCTCTTGCATTCGGTATAGCCTTAATAGACTATTATAAAATAGGTAATACTAAATTTAAAAAAAATTCATATAATCTTTTTCTTCAATTATTACAAGATGAAAATTTTTATGAAAAATTTTTTTTGAGTGTAAAAATTACTTTTTTAGAAGTTGCATCTTTTATAAAGAAAAAAGATGAAGAAATTTTATTGTTAAATCTAAAGAAAATATATAACAGAAGTTCTAATATAAAAGGTCTTCCAAAAAATTTTATACTAAACTATGTCGATAAAAATTCTATAAATAATCTTTTAGATAAAAAATTAATATACGAAGATGAAGAATTTTATTATTATAATTCTGAGCAAATCTAACCATTTTGAAGATTTTTAAAGAAAATAAGAAATAATAATCAATAACGTGAAAAAAATGACATTGAAATTTTTTTCATTTATAAGTTAAACTTATATAAAGAATATATAATAAGGATGGTGAATAAAGTTGGGGACAATGAAAGCTATAGTAAAAAAAGAACCAAAAAAAGGATTTGTCTTAGAAGAAGTTGAAATACCTGAAATCAAAGAACCAACTGATGTAAAAGTAAAAGTATTAAATGCATCTATTTGCGGAACAGATTTACATATTTGGAAATGGGATGATTGGTCAAAACAAAGAATTAAAACACCTCAAATTGATGGTCATGAATTTGTTGGTGAAGTAGTCGAAGTTGGATCAATGGTAAAGGGTTTAAAACCTGGAGACATTGTTGCAGCAGAAACTCATATTCCTTGTGGAGTTTGTAAACAATGCAAAACTGGAAATATGCACGTATGTAAAGATATGCAAATTTTAGGTGTTGACAGAGATGGAGTTTTTGCTGAATATGTTGTTGTACCTGAAATTGTATTATGGAAATTAGATCCTTCTATACCAAAAGAATTTGCTTCTGTCATGGAACCATTAGGAAATGCAATTCATTCTGCTACAGCTACAGATTTAAGAGGAAAAACTGTATTAATTACCGGAGCTGGTCCAATTGGCGCAGTATGCGTTCAAGTTGCTAAATTATCTGGCGCTTCTACTGTAATCGTTAGCGAAGTTTCAGAATATAGAATTAATATGGCTAAAGAAATGGGTGCTGATTATATCATCAATCCTGCTGAAAAAGATTTAGTTGAGGAAATTATGAAATTAACTGATGGTAATGGCGTTGATGTATTATTAGAAATGTCAGGAAACCCAAATGCTTTAAATGGTGGAATAGAGTCTTTAACCAATGCAGGCGAGGCAATTATTTTAGGGGTATTTCCAACAAATCCTGTTCCATTTGTAATGAACACCGCAGTATTTAAAGGTATAAAAATACATTGTATAACTGGAAGAAAAATGTTTGAAACATGGCAAATTGCCTCTGAATGGTTAAGAACAAAAAAGATTGACTTATCAAAATTAATTACACATATATTACCTATGGAAGAATTTGAAAAAGGATTTGAACTTATGGATTCAAAACAAAGTGGTAAAATTGTTTTAAAAATATCTGAGTAAGGGGGAATTCTATGAACTTTTATGAACAATTGATTTCTGAAATGAACGAATTAAAGGAAAACGGCCTTTTTGTTACAATTAGAACTTTAAACAGCGCACAAGGTGCTTGGTTTGAAGTGGATGGAAAAAAAGTTTTAAATTTATGCTCTAATAATTATTTAGGTTTTGCTAACAACGAAAGACTTAAAAAAGCCGCAATTAAAGCAGTAGAAGAATACGGTGTAGGTCCCGGCGCTGTTAGAAGCATTGCTGGTACAATGGATATTCACACAAAATTAGAAAAGGAACTTGCAGAATTCAAAAAAGCAGAAGCTACTTTAGTCGTACAATCTGGATTTAACGCAAACCAAGCAGTTATTCCGGCTATAACAACTGCAGAAGATGCTATCCTATCAGATGAACTAAATCATGCAAGTATTATTGATGGAGTTAGACTATCAAAAGCTAAGAAATATGTATGGAAACATAAGGATGTAAAAGACTTAGAAGAAAAATTAAAAGAAGCAAAATCAAATGGTGCTAGAAGATTATTAATTATAACAGATGGTGTATTTAGTATGGATGGAGATTTAGCTCCATTACCAGAAATCGTAGAAGTTGCAGAAAAATATAATGCTATTGTTATGGTCGATGACGCTCATGGTGAAGGTGTTTTAGGAGATAGCGGAAGAGGAATTGTTGATCATTTCCATCTACATGGGCGAGTTGATATAGAAGTTGGTACATTATCTAAAGCTTTTGGTGTAGTTGGTGGATTTGTTGCTGGAAAAAAAGAATTAATTGAATATTTAAAACAAAAAGCTAGACCTTTCTTGTTTAGTAGTTCATTATCTCCAGCAGAAGCAGGAGCTGCTCTAGAAGCTGTTAGAATATTGAGTGAAAGTGGAGAAGTTGTAGAAAAATTATGGGAAAATGGAAGATACTTTAAAGAAAAATTGAATGCGTTAGGTTTTGATACATGGCATAGTGAAACACCAATAACTCCAGTTATGTTATACGATGCTAAAGTAGCAAAAGAATTTAGTTTAAAACTATTTGAAGAGGGTATTTTTGCACAATCTATTGGATATCCTACTGTTCCAAAAGGATTAGCTAGAATTAGGGTAATGATTAGTGCTGCCCATACAAAAGAAGATTTAGATTTTGCTGTTGAAAAATTTGAGAAAATTGGAAAAGAATTAAATATAATAAAATAAAAAAGCAGGCCTGGCCTGCTTTTTTATTCGGCTTTATCCAATCGTTCAGTAACTTTTATTTCAGTTTTATTTATTATTCTAATGAGATTTTCTATATGTTTAGGAAGTATTATAACAAACATAAGAGAAAGCAATAACGGATCCATATTAAATATTTTAAAATATGAGAAAAACATTATTATAAATAAACTTACAACATTTCCTAATGCTATATATTTTGTAATATAAGTAATAATAGCTGATATACCCGCAAACATTAAACCAACTATAGGATTATATGCCATTAATACCCCTAACAATGTAGCTATACCTTTGCCACCTTTAAATTTCAAAAAAATACTCCAATTATGTCCAATTACTACTAATAATGATGCTAAATATACATATATATTCTCCGTTTTTAGAATATGAGAAAACAAATAATATACAAAAAAACCTTTTGAAAAATCTCCAACTAAACACAAAAGACCAACTTTTAAATTTGTAATATAAACCGCATTTGATGTCCCTACATTCTTTGATCCATACTTTCTAACATCTCTCCCTGTTAAAATATATGGAAAAATAAAACTAAAAGGAATACTACCAATAATATAAGCTAAAAATAAATACATAATGCTCCTCACTTTCTTTCAATATGAGTTAAAAATATATAACTTATAATAAATGATATAAATGTAAATAGCATCATTATATATATATTATTTATAACCATTGATAAATCATAATTTAATAATGCTATTTTTCTTAAAGAATCTATAGAATATTTTATAGGTAAGGCATATGTCCATCTATACCAAATAGAATCTTTTGGAATAGATATTAAAACATCTCCAAATAATACCATTGTACCTATAAATATTGCTAATAAAAATGTTGTTGTTCTTGTAGTTTTTGATATAGAAGAAATTAACATTCCAAATGATGCAAACATTATTACATTTAATAATATTAAAATCAAAATATCTATTTCTTTCCCTGCAAAATTGCTTCCAAAATTTTTAAATACATAATAAGTAATAACACTAGATATTAATCCAAGTATTGAATAAGTTAATAGCTTATATAATGAAAACTCCCAAATTTTTAAACCATTTGCTCTATATATGTCTAATAACCCATTTTCTCTTGTTTGAGAAATTGATATCCCTATTCCGCCCATAGAAAAAATAAGTATTAATACCAATATTGCAGACGGAGCTAGCATATCTTGAAAATCTAAAGATGCATTTTCAATATTTTTTAAACTTCCATCTTTGACATTTGGAATTTGTATTTCTATTTCAGGTGGTTTCCTATCTTTATCTACAGATATACCACCTTTTAATAAAAATTGCGTTGTTGAACCTGTTGATATTTCTGGTATTCCAGATAATTCACTAAATAGTGCTTTTACAACAGTATAAATAGCAACACTGCTATCTAAATCATTGGGATTAGGAACTAAAATTAATTTAGTATCTTTATAATCTTTTAAATTATTCATAAACCCTTTTGGCACAATTAATATAGAATCAAATTCATTTGTTTTTATTGCTTCAATTAATTCTTTTTGTGTAGTTAATTGAACGGCATCTTTCCATTTAAAAAACTGACTTAAAAAGAGAAAACCAAATTTTCCAAGAAAAGAATTATCTTCATTATAAACTGCTATTTTATAATTTGATAGCATATTTTCAGGAAATAGGTTTGAACCCAAATAAGATAAAAGAAAAGGAATTAAAATAAGAGAAATTAAAAAACCTTTATTTCTAAAAATTTTTACTAATTCATATTTCATCAAAGATAATATCTTCATACTTCACCTCTACAATATTTTCTAAATCTTTATATATTCTACCAAAAAATTTAAAATGTTCAAAGCTTTTTTATGGTATAATCATTAACAGAATATAAAAAAGGAGGCACAAAAATGGAATTTTCAAATCTTACTGTGGTAGACCATCCTTTAATAAAACACAAACTCACTATTATGAGAAACAAAGATACAGGACCAAAAGAATTTAGAGAATTATTAAAAGAAATAACTCAATTATTAACTTATGAAGCTACAAGAAATTTACCAACAATAAATATCGAAGTTGAAACTCCTATCCAAAAAACTCTTGGAGAAATGGTTGAAGATAAAAAAATAACTATTGTTCCTATTTTAAGAGCTGGTTTAGGTATGATGGATGGCATTTTAAGCCTTGTCCCTAATGCAAGTATTGGATTTCTTGGTATTTTTAGAGACCCCGAAACATTAAAACCCGTTGAATACTACCTTAAGTTTCCTCCTTTTTCAGAAAATCACTTTGTCTTCATTGTAGACCCCATGCTAGCTACTGGATTTTCCATTAAATATGCTATTAAAAAAGTTAAAGAATATGGTGTTAATAATATAATTGTAATGTCATTATTAGCCGCACCTGAAGGTGTTAAAAATTTAGAAGAAGAATATCCAGATGTTAAAATTTATACAGCATCTTTAGATGAAAAATTAAATGATCATGCATATATAATTCCAGGTCTTGGTGACGCTGGAGACAGATTATTTAGAACAAAATAGAATAGCGGAAAAACCGCTATTCTTCTATATCTAATAATGCATTACAATAATCATTGGGATCAAAAAGTTGTAAATCATCTTCTTTTTCTCCTACTCCTATTAATTTAATAGGTATTTTTAATTCTTGATTAATTGCAAAGGCTATTCCACCTTTTGCAGTTCCATCTAATTTTGTAACCACTATCCCACTTAAATCTATAGCCTCTTTAAAAACCTTAGCTTGAACAATGCCGTTTTGCCCTGTTGTTCCATCTAAAACCAGTAATGTTTCATGTGGTGCATCTGGTATAACTTTTTGAATAACTCTTTTAATTTTTTTCAATTCTTCCATTAAATTACTTTTTGTATGTAGCCTCCCCGCTGTATCTATAATAACAACATCTTTATTTTTAGAAATTGCATGATTTAATGCATCATATGCAACAGCTGCAGCATCTGATCCATGAGAATGAGCTATTACATTAATACCAAGTCTATTTCCCCATTCTTTTAATTGCTCTATTGCAGCAGCTCTAAATGTATCCCCTGATGCAAATACTACTTCATTCCCATTCTCTTTATATATTTTTCCTAATTTAGCTATTGTAGTAGTTTTACCTGTACCATTAACTCCTACTACTAAAATAACATATGGTTTTTTTTCTGGTTTTAGAATTATAGGTTTATTATCCAGATGTTCAACCATAATGTCCCTTAATAACAATAATGGATCATCTGTCTTTTCTTTTTTATATCTTTCTTTTAATTTTTCTATAATATCCTTTGATGCCTCAACTCCCATATCGGATAATATCATTATTTCTTCAAGTTCTTCTAGAACATCATCATCTAATGTTCTTCCAGAAAATATAGTTTTTATATTCCCAAAAAATTTATCTCTTGTTTTTTTCAATCCTTCTTTTATTTTATTAAAAAAACCCATACAGCACCTCCATATACAAATTTTCAATATATTTTATCACTATTTTTTTAAATTTCAAAGATCTTAGAAAACATTTCTGAAAACAATTATTTGGAAAAAATGCAATTAAATGGTAAAATATCTTTAGTATAATTACATTTAAAGAGGTGTAAAAATGGGAGATTTTTGGGAAGATTCTACAAATTGTCCTTTATGTGGAAAATCATTTTTTTATACAAAAGTAAAATATGATAGTATAGTGATTAATAAATACGATGATGATTTAAAACCAAATTTTAAGGGACCTAATCCACAAAATTTTTCTATATTAACCTGTCCAAAATGCGGTTTTACATTTTTCTCTGATGATATCAATGTTTTAAAAAGAATAAAAAAAGAAAAAAAAGAAGAATTAAAAGAATACTTAAAAATTGCAAAACTAAGATTAGGAAAAATAGATAATTCATATGAAAAATCTTCTGAGTTTATAAAAAAACAACTTGCATTAGCCTCAATAATTTATAAAATTATTGAAAACCCAGAAAACATGGCAAAAAGTTTAATAAGACTAGCTTGGATATTTAGAGATGAAAATAAAGAAAAAGAAGAATTAAAAATGATATATTCTGCTGTAAATTACTTAGAAGAAAAATTCAAAGATTTAACAACAGATGAAGAACTTATAATGTATTATTTTTACAAAGGATATTTAAACTTAAGACTAGGCAAGAAAAAAGATGCAAAAGAAAGCTTTAATAAATTAATATCAAGGTATAAGAATTCTAGTAATCCATATATAAAAAAAGCAGAATATTTAAAGGGTGATTTATAATGAAAAAAATAGTGTTATTCCTATCAATTTTATTTATATTTACTTCATGTTCTTTATTCCAAATGACACCAACTAATGATAGAATTAACAATATTGAAAAAGAAATTTCTTCAATAAAATTAACTTTAAATAATCAAGAACAAATTATTAAAAATTACTATAATCTCGAGGTTAAATTCAACGAATTATCTAATGAAATTTCATTATTAAAAACTAAAATAGAATCGTTTGACAAATCAGATAACAACAAGTTAATTAATTTAGAAAATCAATTAACGGACATTGAAAATTCTATAGTTAAAATTAAAAACGATATTCCGCAAATAAAAGATTATAATGAAATTCTAAGTGCATTTGAGAAAAAAATTAATGATATTGAAAAAAATATTCAGTCATTAAATAACGAAAACGCAAAAAAGGAAGAATTAAATATATTGAATGATAGTATAGAATCTCTTAATTCAAGTATTACAAATATTGAAACTAATATTTATTCGTTAAAATCTAATTTTTCAACTTTTTCATTAGATTTTAATAAAAAATATGTTTCACTTGAAGGGAAAATTAATACTTTAGAAAATAATTATAGTTCTATAGGTTTAACTATAGATTCATCTGAAATACAAAAAAAG is from Marinitoga sp. 38H-ov and encodes:
- a CDS encoding TIGR03936 family radical SAM-associated protein; this encodes MKYLLKFKKYGKSMYISHNDTLEEIERIIRRAKVPIEYTQGFHSKIKLSISQAVPLGYINRALFIILNTYKEYDFSKFNNFVSEGFKLIEYKQIDENYKFNIKYYKFKVYISKNLFEIFNSFNMSENFIDFSYENNRKDIYVLKYKQEYNKIYNIWKIFSGINEDFLFYPIVEDVIWGD
- a CDS encoding transglycosylase domain-containing protein, with the translated sequence MKFFLSGLLISIMIGISLFIYTKNIFSEKSIFSINSNYNTYLFSDNSEISPPKFQYVNLKDAPIDLIFVLLWSEDRDFFGHPGFDLKGLIRSIIINLKNGTSFGGSTLTQQIIKNIYLSQEKLITRKILEIFLSFWVEKSYTKNEILESYINMAYLGNDITGFGAAAKRYFGKDLKDLNLTEISILVGILNSPEYYNPYKYPLKAKKQGLIILNSLLEKQIITNEDYKKYTYILNNISFKKSYLDDSNLQILLAIKSEEANINLNGGGYIVKSTINRDLFEMTKNSWEASQSAIVLDNKTGKILTFLGSQYDVFYSNRQIGSTIKPFYYLLAIEKGYNFDTKLLDEPFKIGDWAPKNFEKTFKGYVTLKDALINSINIPSIHLFLDLETNPTKSVEIVEKFLNDIGIEGYYPHDITISLGTVESNVYNIAKAYSIFPNYGLIPEYYIIQEIYDKNGNIIYKKTPKIDKKITSISNKSYSLMNELLESVVKEGTAKNLFVENLNFHGKTGTSDNSVWFSGYDGKINISVRKDGKFLLSTTHAIPIAKNILKNYFYYNSNIKVPKYNFDGFVDLENSFEELLNIFNNKNLSKNLYLKNIQNYEFLFPDLFLENYKNNLDKKLFEFDISNINSYIQNLDLGDKKIFNKFIKEKLFIDIYFPELYYNIK
- a CDS encoding cyclic nucleotide-binding domain-containing protein, yielding MKEFFNPGDIIFKENESYDYCYYIISGKVHSSLRMREFSSNEFIGVMSFLTGKPLLETYTANSKVEALKLDKKTILSIIGEEEFSLLLENISTIYVNLSYKSLLNITPNIYDLIIKKAKLKNRKDLVEETQLNEVDSILAELDQILNAGEIFETEIPEDIEILEENFKSLFNKENIDLAGIIVFTANYIRKNKDNKKLCEDLKYGFEKSIEIEDRALVKYFLYLICLNCKDKNEIKNILEQYLELLRFWGVPSWGEMLIRIENYESYLEIISKKGEDKENEI
- the tdh gene encoding L-threonine 3-dehydrogenase, which encodes MKAIVKKEPKKGFVLEEVEIPEIKEPTDVKVKVLNASICGTDLHIWKWDDWSKQRIKTPQIDGHEFVGEVVEVGSMVKGLKPGDIVAAETHIPCGVCKQCKTGNMHVCKDMQILGVDRDGVFAEYVVVPEIVLWKLDPSIPKEFASVMEPLGNAIHSATATDLRGKTVLITGAGPIGAVCVQVAKLSGASTVIVSEVSEYRINMAKEMGADYIINPAEKDLVEEIMKLTDGNGVDVLLEMSGNPNALNGGIESLTNAGEAIILGVFPTNPVPFVMNTAVFKGIKIHCITGRKMFETWQIASEWLRTKKIDLSKLITHILPMEEFEKGFELMDSKQSGKIVLKISE
- a CDS encoding glycine C-acetyltransferase is translated as MNFYEQLISEMNELKENGLFVTIRTLNSAQGAWFEVDGKKVLNLCSNNYLGFANNERLKKAAIKAVEEYGVGPGAVRSIAGTMDIHTKLEKELAEFKKAEATLVVQSGFNANQAVIPAITTAEDAILSDELNHASIIDGVRLSKAKKYVWKHKDVKDLEEKLKEAKSNGARRLLIITDGVFSMDGDLAPLPEIVEVAEKYNAIVMVDDAHGEGVLGDSGRGIVDHFHLHGRVDIEVGTLSKAFGVVGGFVAGKKELIEYLKQKARPFLFSSSLSPAEAGAALEAVRILSESGEVVEKLWENGRYFKEKLNALGFDTWHSETPITPVMLYDAKVAKEFSLKLFEEGIFAQSIGYPTVPKGLARIRVMISAAHTKEDLDFAVEKFEKIGKELNIIK
- the plsY gene encoding glycerol-3-phosphate 1-O-acyltransferase PlsY encodes the protein MYLFLAYIIGSIPFSFIFPYILTGRDVRKYGSKNVGTSNAVYITNLKVGLLCLVGDFSKGFFVYYLFSHILKTENIYVYLASLLVVIGHNWSIFLKFKGGKGIATLLGVLMAYNPIVGLMFAGISAIITYITKYIALGNVVSLFIIMFFSYFKIFNMDPLLLSLMFVIILPKHIENLIRIINKTEIKVTERLDKAE
- a CDS encoding ABC transporter permease gives rise to the protein MKILSLMKYELVKIFRNKGFLISLILIPFLLSYLGSNLFPENMLSNYKIAVYNEDNSFLGKFGFLFLSQFFKWKDAVQLTTQKELIEAIKTNEFDSILIVPKGFMNNLKDYKDTKLILVPNPNDLDSSVAIYTVVKALFSELSGIPEISTGSTTQFLLKGGISVDKDRKPPEIEIQIPNVKDGSLKNIENASLDFQDMLAPSAILVLILIFSMGGIGISISQTRENGLLDIYRANGLKIWEFSLYKLLTYSILGLISSVITYYVFKNFGSNFAGKEIDILILILLNVIMFASFGMLISSISKTTRTTTFLLAIFIGTMVLFGDVLISIPKDSIWYRWTYALPIKYSIDSLRKIALLNYDLSMVINNIYIMMLFTFISFIISYIFLTHIERK
- the upp gene encoding uracil phosphoribosyltransferase encodes the protein MEFSNLTVVDHPLIKHKLTIMRNKDTGPKEFRELLKEITQLLTYEATRNLPTINIEVETPIQKTLGEMVEDKKITIVPILRAGLGMMDGILSLVPNASIGFLGIFRDPETLKPVEYYLKFPPFSENHFVFIVDPMLATGFSIKYAIKKVKEYGVNNIIVMSLLAAPEGVKNLEEEYPDVKIYTASLDEKLNDHAYIIPGLGDAGDRLFRTK
- the ftsY gene encoding signal recognition particle-docking protein FtsY; the protein is MGFFNKIKEGLKKTRDKFFGNIKTIFSGRTLDDDVLEELEEIMILSDMGVEASKDIIEKLKERYKKEKTDDPLLLLRDIMVEHLDNKPIILKPEKKPYVILVVGVNGTGKTTTIAKLGKIYKENGNEVVFASGDTFRAAAIEQLKEWGNRLGINVIAHSHGSDAAAVAYDALNHAISKNKDVVIIDTAGRLHTKSNLMEELKKIKRVIQKVIPDAPHETLLVLDGTTGQNGIVQAKVFKEAIDLSGIVVTKLDGTAKGGIAFAINQELKIPIKLIGVGEKEDDLQLFDPNDYCNALLDIEE
- a CDS encoding DUF2225 domain-containing protein gives rise to the protein MGDFWEDSTNCPLCGKSFFYTKVKYDSIVINKYDDDLKPNFKGPNPQNFSILTCPKCGFTFFSDDINVLKRIKKEKKEELKEYLKIAKLRLGKIDNSYEKSSEFIKKQLALASIIYKIIENPENMAKSLIRLAWIFRDENKEKEELKMIYSAVNYLEEKFKDLTTDEELIMYYFYKGYLNLRLGKKKDAKESFNKLISRYKNSSNPYIKKAEYLKGDL